Within Campylobacter jejuni, the genomic segment GTGAGTGTGAATTTTCAAGCAATTTATCAGAATTTGAAAAAATCAATGAAGAAAATTTCAATACTTTTTTAAAACTTGCCTTTGATTTGTTAAGTCAAGAAAAAAAGATTTATTTAAAAGATAAAAATGGCATTTATGAATTTTCTTTGTTTAAGAACGAATTTATAGGAGATTTTTTACTTCCTTGTGATATTAAGGCTATAAATTCAGTTTTTGTTTGTTCAAATGAAAATTTAAAACTTCTTGCAAGTTTGGAAAAACCTTTGATGAAGCTAAGGCTTAATGCTATGTTTAGAAAAAATCACAATCTTGATTTTAATGATTTTAAAATCAGACTTGCTAGGGATTTGTTTTGTTTTGCTTTAGGTTTGAAACTTTTTGAAAATGAATATAAATTTTTAAGTGTAAAAAAGATAGAAGAATATCAAAAAGATTTTTATATCAGTGCTTTAGATGAGCAAGTGGTGGTTTTAGAGGGTTTTGAATTTATCAATGCTAAGGCAAGAGAGCTTATTTTTTCTAAAGAAGATAAAAATATGGCAAGAATTTCTTATCTTATAAGCCGTTATAAAGAAAAGGTTTTTATTTTAGAGCTTAGCAAGGATTATGAAGATATTTTACTTATCAACAAAGAGCTTAATTTACTTAAACTTTGCTTACCAAAACACAGCAAAGAACTTTATGAAGAGATTAAAAAAGATGAAATTGGAGCAAGGCTTTTAGAAAATTTTAGCAAGGAATTTCCTCTTTTAGATGAAAGTTTTGAACTTCAAAATAATTTTTATTCCTTGCTTGGCTTAGTAGGCAGAGTGCTAAATTTAGGTAAAAATTTACAAGAGAGTGCTAGCGAGCTTTTAAAAATCGCTGATGAGTCAAAAATGCCTCGTGGAGTAAAGATTGATTATCGTTTGAAAGAAGATAAAAGTTTTGATTATACAAGAACTTTAAGATCTACTATGAGTTTTATGTTAGCAGGTGTAGATAGTGCTAATATCGCTTATGGAGCGGTTGAGAGTTTGGCTTATTTCTTGCGTGATACTTATGATGAATTAAGAGAGAAAAAGCAAAGTGACTTAGCGCTTATAAGTGGCTCTTTGTTTGAACATAAATCTTTACTTAAAAATACTTTAAAACATCTTAAAAATTGTCAGTTAAGCGATGTGCCACTTAGGATATAAGATCAAAATTTCAGGTCTAGTTCAAGGGGTGGGTTTTCGCCCCTTAGTTTATGAACTAGCTTTGAAATCAAAGCTTTTTGGAGAGGTAAGAAATGATGGTTTTGGGGTAGAAATTATTCTTGCTTGCACTCAAAAAGAATGTCAAAATTTCATAGAAAATTTAAAAAATCATCTCCCGCCTTTAGCAAGAATAGATCAGCTTATAATCACGCAAATTTCTATTTCAAACTATGAAAATTTTAGCATCACTCCTTCTTTAGAGAATGCAAAAAGCACGCCTATGTTAAGTGATTTTGCACTTTGTAAGGAGTGTAAAAAAGAATTTTTTGATGAAAAAAATCCACGCTTTTTGTATCCCTTTATCACTTGCACACATTGTGGGCCACGCTTTAGTATTATAAAAAGTCTTCCTTATGATAGAACCCATACTTCCATGCAAGAATTATTGATGTGTGAGTTTTGTAAAAGCGAATACGAAGATCCTAAAAATAGGCGTTTTCATGCCCAGCCCATCAGTTGTCCTAAGTGTAAAATCAATGTTTTTCTTAAAAATCCAAAGGGTGAAATTTTAGCCAAAGATCAAGAAGCTTTTATACAAAGTGCGAAGTTTTTAAAGGAAGGTAAAATTTTAGCCATTAAAGGCATGGGCGGTTTTCATCTCATGTGTGATGCGTTTAATGAAGAAGCTTTAAAAACTCTAAGACTTAGAAAAAATCGCCCCAAAAAACCCTTTGCTTTGATGTGTAAAGATTTACAAAGTGCTAAAGAACTTGCCTTTATAGATGAAAAAGAAGAAGCTTTACTTGGTGGGGTTTTGGCTCCTATTGTGATTTTAAAGGCAAAAAAAGCCTTTTCTTTAATCGCTCCTGATGTAGATAAAATCGGCATTATGCTAGCTTATACGCCTTTACATCTTTTGCTTTTTGAGTATTTTAAAGGAAGCCTTGTAGCAACAAGTGCGAATTTAAGCGGAGAAAGTATCATTAAAGATGAGTTTAATTTGCGTCAAAAACTTGATAAAGTTTTTGATTTTTATTTGGATTATGATAGGGAAATTATCAATGCAAGTGATGATAGCATCGCTCAAGTGGTAAATGGCAAAACTATGTTTTTGCGTACTTCAAGGGGTTTAAATCCCTTTTATTTGGAAAGAAATTTTAATAAAAAAGGCACTTTTTTAGCTTTGGGTGCGGAACTTAAAAATGAATTTGTGATTTTTTATGAAAATAAACTTTTAATTTCTCCTTATATAGGGGATTTGAAAAGTCTTGATGTGCATGAGAGATTTTTTAAACTTTTAGAATTTTTTAAACAAAATTATGATTTGAAATTTGATGCGATTTTGTGCGATAAACACCCGCATTTTAGCTATGCAAAAGAATTTGAAGAAAGGATTAAAATTTCTCATCATTATGCGCATTTTTGTGCGGCTTATTTTGAATACGAAGAAAATTTTGCAAAAGATGAAAAGGCTTTAGCTTTTATTTGTGATGGAACAGGTTATGGCGAAGATGGCAAAATTTGGGGTGGAGAAGTTTTTGTAGGAAATTTAAAAGAATATGAAAGAATTGCACATTTTGAAAATTTCACTCTTATAAATAGTGATATTAAAAATATACAAAATTTGGCTCTAAGTCTTATTTTTCATTATGATTTAGAAGATAAGGCTAAGGAGTTTTTAGCAAAAATTCCAAAAATCAAACTTGAAAATCTTAAAAAAATTTATTCTCAATCTAACTTACAAACAAGCTCTTTAGGACGCATTATCGATGCTTTTGGAAGTATTGTTTTTAACTTAGAAAAAAGTTCTTATGAAGCCCAAGTTGGCTTAATGTGTGAAGCTTTTTATGATAAAAATCTTGATTTTTCTTATAAGCTTTTTATAGAAAAAGGGCAGGCTAATTTTAAAAATTTAATCCTAGGGGCTTTACAAGATGAAAAAACTAAGGCAATTACAGGTATGTTTAATGCCTTAGCAAATTTTATCATAGATTTTAGCAAAGATTATGATTTAAAAGTGCTTTTAAGTGGAGGAGTTTTTCAAAACAAAACCTTGCTTGAAATTTTAAAAGCTAAAAATTTTGATTTTTTTGTACCTTTAAAATATCCTTGCAATGATAGCTCCATAGCCTTAGGACAAATGGTACATTTTTTAAATTTAGAAAAATAAAGCAAATATTCTAAAAACTCATAATTTTTTAATGCTTTTAAGGTTAAAATGAAACAAAAAATATAAAGGAAAGAAAATGTGTAAAGATTGCGGCTGTTCTATAAATTCAAGCCATACGCATGATCATCATCATGATCACCACCATGAAAATCCAAGCTTAAAAGAAAGTAAAACCATAGAAGTGATTT encodes:
- the hypF gene encoding carbamoyltransferase HypF encodes the protein MCHLGYKIKISGLVQGVGFRPLVYELALKSKLFGEVRNDGFGVEIILACTQKECQNFIENLKNHLPPLARIDQLIITQISISNYENFSITPSLENAKSTPMLSDFALCKECKKEFFDEKNPRFLYPFITCTHCGPRFSIIKSLPYDRTHTSMQELLMCEFCKSEYEDPKNRRFHAQPISCPKCKINVFLKNPKGEILAKDQEAFIQSAKFLKEGKILAIKGMGGFHLMCDAFNEEALKTLRLRKNRPKKPFALMCKDLQSAKELAFIDEKEEALLGGVLAPIVILKAKKAFSLIAPDVDKIGIMLAYTPLHLLLFEYFKGSLVATSANLSGESIIKDEFNLRQKLDKVFDFYLDYDREIINASDDSIAQVVNGKTMFLRTSRGLNPFYLERNFNKKGTFLALGAELKNEFVIFYENKLLISPYIGDLKSLDVHERFFKLLEFFKQNYDLKFDAILCDKHPHFSYAKEFEERIKISHHYAHFCAAYFEYEENFAKDEKALAFICDGTGYGEDGKIWGGEVFVGNLKEYERIAHFENFTLINSDIKNIQNLALSLIFHYDLEDKAKEFLAKIPKIKLENLKKIYSQSNLQTSSLGRIIDAFGSIVFNLEKSSYEAQVGLMCEAFYDKNLDFSYKLFIEKGQANFKNLILGALQDEKTKAITGMFNALANFIIDFSKDYDLKVLLSGGVFQNKTLLEILKAKNFDFFVPLKYPCNDSSIALGQMVHFLNLEK